The sequence CAAAAGGACAAATAATGTCAACTGAATTAAAAATTAGGATAATTTCTTTGTTGGATTGAAATTATCAAATCGGTGAAAAAATATGGGATAATAGAAAATTCAGATCCATGTTGACATCACACATATAAtacataagatatatatatatatatatatatatatatatatatatatatatatatatatatatatatatagatgacacTCATATCAACTtgaatctgaaatttattatttatataataatatattatataacaCGAAGGTCTAAAAAGAAACGTGGTCACTCAATGTCAATTATTGAATTTGAAAGTGGAAATCATCTACATAATTCTCTTTAAGCTTTTGATCCCTCACCCATTACATTAGTgtattaatactacaacttgtaATATCACGTCGTACGATAATAAGCTGATCATTCATCCATCAGTGATTCATTCGGGATAGGAACATCAAGATTGGTGCAATGTCTAAATTAAACATAAAGGACCTAAAATTCCAATGTACTTAATTTGATACATCAATTAAACATTTAAATAtactatttcttttttcttttttgagagcgTTTAATATTCTATTTTGGAGCATAAATATTTCGTCGCGTGTACGTATACGCCAATGTGTATTTTTCTTGTCAGGGATCAGTGTCCAAAAATTCCGGGAAACAAATCCCTCCTATAAAGTATAAAGGCTACCTGCCGTCTCCCCCCTTCCCAATTCGGTCGCTCGGCAGGAAGCGTTGCGTCCAGTCTTCGCCTAGGGTTGTCTGCGTTCCCCCAATTCTCCATTACCGGTGACCGAATTCGATCCCAAACTCACCTCCGCGATGAAGGGCTGCGATCTCGTTAACACATTCCTACCCGACGAGCTCATCATGGAGATCTTTCGTCACGTCGAGGCCAAATCGGACCGGGACGCTTGCTCCCTGGTCTGCCGGAAGTGGCGCAGGCTCGAGCGGGCCTGCCGCTGCACGATAAGGATCGGAGCGTCCGGGACTGCCGATCAACTGGTGGATCTCGTCGTCCGCCGGTTCACGGGGCTCCGGAATGTTTATATAGATGAGCGCCTCCCGGTGACTACGGTCCAGCCGCAAAGATCACCGCCTTCCAAGGTAATTGATATCAAGCTTatatatcttagattttgatattaaGATCTGATCCTGGTTTGTATATAACATTCTAGACGATACCATGGACGAGCCGCCCTTTAGCCACCATGGTCCTCTCCTTCCCATTGTTGTTGAGTGTGACATTTTGTTTAATTGTTGTGAAGAAATTTGTTTCTTGAGGCGTCGAGAGGAGGCTCATTCTTCCATAGCAATTGATCGCTGCAGATTTTCTAGTCTTGGCAATATGATATGCGAAATCTATGTCATTTTGAATGCTGaatgtttatattttttaaaataatcattTATAGCATGATTAAATGACGTACATTTGCATGTGTGTGTAAAATTTAGGTTATGAGATAGAATAAATCTTCTGTATTTGCCATCTGAGACTCTGCTGGTGAATGGTTAAGAAAAAACATTTATGAAAAtctatttctttctcttattaTTATTTGCGAGACAAATTATGAACCTTAAGTAGTAACTGAGAGTATTAGAAAGAACAAACAGCAAggacaaaataattttgtttttttCATTGTCACTGAGAGTATTAGAAAGAATATTCAGCTAGGACAAGTGAATAAAGTTCTTGTTATTTTGCtttttggtgtgtgtgtgtgtgtgtgcgtgtatgCATATGCATGCCTGTTAGAAAGAACTAACAACAACAAATGGGCTGGAGGGTCTGGGATATTGCTTTCCTTATCTAAAATTCCTCGAGACTAAATCAATTACCCAAGTTAAGACAAAGTAAGAAGAATTTTTTCTGAAACTGTTAAGTATGTATAATCAGACTAGATATAAGTTAAATCTAGAATATTATAAAACTGTTCAAATTGGTTCCCATACATACACTAGGCTGTTTGAACTGAGCATGAAAGTTTGCATATCTACACTGTTGCTACTTCTTGGTTCAGACTGCTGATATTTATTGTTGGCATTAATAATGCAGAGGAAGAGACATACCCTCCCAAAACCTAAACATGCAACTGAGGAAATATATGTGGAAAATGAGCTGGAGCGGTTTTGTTTATCTGATGCTGGTCTTGCATTGCTTGCCAAGAGTTGCAAAGGACTTGAGAAGCTAAGTTTTATTTGGTGCTCCAGCATCACATCTTTGGGATTGACAACAGTTGCGGAGAACTGCAAATTTCTAAAATCTGTGGACCTGCAGGTGCAGTTTTGTCTTGCCGACTATGAAACTTATAACTTAAGTCATAATGCTTTAAAtctttgagatatatatatatacacacacacagttCTTGCTCAACATGGAAAGCATCAGATGATAAACTATATCAAAGCTTTGTGATGTTATGAAAGCAGTTGTAATGATTATGGCTTCTGTGGTTGTTTGGATCTCAATTTACTTTAAGAAAAGTTTATCTAGGATCATGTTTAAGTTAATATTTTGAACTGTACAACAAAAAGCTTGTCACACTATTTACAGATGATGTCATATATTTTTGTATTATCACTTTGCTATGGTTGGTGGACTTGCCATCTTGTGAGTGAATTTTAgtaaagcaaaatgttatgaccttAACCTTTAAATATCTTGTAGAATTATATAAAAGATGTTTGATTCATGATAGCAATTGTTAACTAACCAGATGTTTGCTAATTGATTATTGTCCTATAGGTTATTAGGAGAATAGTCTGACTATGCATTGAAACTTTTTATTGAAAGAGAAAAGAGATTTGGTTTTAACTCTTTGTTGACAAATGCAACGAGCATCAATCACTGCATAGTTCTGAGTATATTGTTCTCTTTGCATTTACATATTTTAGTTATCGTGCTTCACAGATAGCTTTAGGCAGCATCTGATGTCATACCTTCTAGACATATTATGTAGTCTTTGTGCAGAAGATGCAATAGCTTCTATATACATGATCTCATGATGAGTACAAAAATGGATAAGATTTCTTCATTGGAATTTGTTCTTTTGTTTgtttacattattatttttttagattgGTATATTTATTGTTTATGTTGAAAGTATTTGACTTAACAAGCTTAGATTAATTTTATGATTAGGGTTGCTATGTTGGAGATAAAGGTCTTATTGCACTTGGTCAGAATTGTAAGCAACTTGAAGATTTGAATCTACGCTTTTGCGAAGGCTTGACGGATACAGGTTTGGTTGGATTTGCGCAAAGCCATGGCAGTTCACTGAAATCTCTTGGCATTGCAGCATGTGCTTGGATTTCTGATGTTTCCTTGCAAGCTGTTGCATCTCACTGCAAGTTTCTGGAGAACTTATCGCTGGACTCGGAGTTGATGAGAAATACAGGAGTAATTTCAGTAGCTCAAGGTTGTCGATCCTTGAAGGCTTTGAAACTGCAGTGTGTTAATATTTCAGATGAATCTCTACAAGCTGTGGGTTCGTATTGTTCTTTACTGGAACAATTGGCTTTGTACAGCTTCCAGAGATTTACTGACAGGCAATTATCTCTACTTCCCCACCTCCCCACCTAGTCCATCCTAGTATACCATAAAAGTTTGAACAATGGACAACTGGGACTATTTGCTGCTTCAAATTGGCTTCTAAGACAATATAAGGAACTAAATAATGTTACTAGTTTGATTTGCTTCTATGAACTTTTAGGATAAAACCTTTCGAACAAGCAGATGCTTCTGCAGATGATTGCCAATCTCATCTGCATAATAGATTCTTGCTTATGCATTCTCTTGAGGACATAGCCTCCCTGTTACAAATTTGCTGCTTTCTCTTTCTTTGACGATATAACTGCCTAAATTGTTTTACCACTTTCAATTTCTGAAGCTCCATACAAGCAATTTTGATGGTTTTTTCATAAATAACCAATTTATAATATATGATATAGCATAGCTACACTTACACAAcgtgttaattttttttatatggatAAATAACATTAGAATTTGGTGTTCTACCTGTTCTATCTACTTTATAGTAAAGGACGTCTATGTAGTGAAATCAAAAGCACATACATAGATGAAAGATTATCACTGCATAAGAAGTCTCAAGGGATTGGATATCCTTTAAATGACGGATGACACTTTCCACCATAACATTATCTCCTAATTTAATTTCTGATGTATGTGCTCAAATGTGGTGCTAAGGTTGAGAACCTTTTATTGGTTATATGATGCCTTTCATATATCCTACCTGCTTCTTATCCCAGTAAAAGAGCACATAGAGGAAAGGTAGATAGGGGTTATCGACTATAGTATAATCAAGTTATTATTTTTGCTACGTGATGTATCAAGGCCATTGTCATGATATGCAAAATGCAATATTCATATATCACAGCTGAATTGTCTGCATCATGCGTGTGCATGtgttttttttgtcaaaatcatGTAGGAGCCTTTATGCTATTGGGAATGGGTGCAAAAAGCTAAGAGATCTGACTCTCAGTGACTGTTATCTCTTAAGCGATCAAAGTCTTGAAGCTATTGCTCGCGGCTGCATCAAATTGACAAATCTGGAAATTAATGGGTGCCACAACATTGGAACATCTGGACTAGAATATATTGGACGATTATGCCTGTATGTCCTTCCATCTTGTTGTACTGCATTATCTCCAGGTCTTTACAATTCTCTTTGAAGTACTTAGGTGATGCTATTAGATATTGTATTATTGTTGAAGTTTATTCTGTAATATTAAGTATTCATAATCACAGTATCtgatcatatatatgtatatatatatatgtatatatatatgtatatgtatatgtatatatatatgtatatatatatatgtatatatatatatatatgtatatgtatatgtatatgtatatgtatatgtatatgcatatacatatatgtatgtatatacatacatatatgcatatttatgtatacataccCCATTTTGATTGGGAATTATGGTTTATATTTCATTTGGTAATCATAGACCTATCATGTAAAGATTCACATATGTTTCTTGCACCAAGCAAAACAAAGTATTAATAAGCTGataaaaaagagaaacaaaatttGACCTTAGGTGCCAACTGAATGTGATGTTTTGAAGTGTTTTTTCATTGACATGTGGCGTATTTCTATAAGGATTTTGTTAGGTAGTATGTTCTTGATTCGAAATTCAATTGTCTTTAAGTGATAGGCAGGTTCGCCTTATTGATCTGAGCTGGTGTGCCGATAGCAcagaaaaatgacaaaaaaaaagcttcgaaaattcttgaaaaataaaaaaagttagattatgatgtttaagttagaaataaatataaatttagtttaatattagtaaaaataatctaaattaggaaagaatagtggcaGATATATTTTTCAAGCTTTAACGAGTAGCTTTATGGTATGTTTCGGATTGTCCTTTCATTGATATTGAATATCTTcatagaaatgatttgaattattagattatggtttaaataatttaaatttaagattcaaatgaatcaagtaatcggtCGATGGATATATCgggttctaccaccaaaaagaacgaTGTGACTCCATGGGCAATGGATCGGAGTCCTCGAttatatgtatctgtatatcaatttgatatgtttgttgaACTCAATCCTAAAATTGATCGCATAATACAGTATACTGATACAGTGTAtgacattggtgcatcaatgtggtgatggttgtAGTCCAATTATCATGAACCACATGTGTTCGAGGCGCCTCCTGAGACAAATATGATTGTGGGCCTTGATTGGTATCAAATCAATTGTAACCTTTTGAATAAAATCAAATCAATTGATTGGTATCGGTCGTTGATCGTTTGAATCAAATTAATCATGTCCCTTGATTAATATCGATCGAAATCCGACCATTATCGACTGGTATAGCTCCTGTATCGAGTGATACATGA comes from Musa acuminata AAA Group cultivar baxijiao chromosome BXJ3-3, Cavendish_Baxijiao_AAA, whole genome shotgun sequence and encodes:
- the LOC103979063 gene encoding F-box/LRR-repeat protein 4 isoform X1, with translation MKGCDLVNTFLPDELIMEIFRHVEAKSDRDACSLVCRKWRRLERACRCTIRIGASGTADQLVDLVVRRFTGLRNVYIDERLPVTTVQPQRSPPSKRKRHTLPKPKHATEEIYVENELERFCLSDAGLALLAKSCKGLEKLSFIWCSSITSLGLTTVAENCKFLKSVDLQGCYVGDKGLIALGQNCKQLEDLNLRFCEGLTDTGLVGFAQSHGSSLKSLGIAACAWISDVSLQAVASHCKFLENLSLDSELMRNTGVISVAQGCRSLKALKLQCVNISDESLQAVGSYCSLLEQLALYSFQRFTDRSLYAIGNGCKKLRDLTLSDCYLLSDQSLEAIARGCIKLTNLEINGCHNIGTSGLEYIGRLCLGLVELSLLYCPRMGNSALREVGKGCSLLKALHLVDCSSINDDGISAIAQGCRSLRKLHVRRCYEVGDKGIISVGENCKLLADLSLRFCDRVGDAALVAVAQGCSLKHLNVSGCHLITDTGLTAIARGCPDLVNLDISVLQSIGDMALAELGHGCPLLKEIVLSHCRQITDVGLAHLVTGCSRLETCHMVYCPLVTGAGVATVVSSCANIKKVLVERWKVSQRTLRRAYSVLSFLCVEL
- the LOC103979063 gene encoding F-box/LRR-repeat protein 4 isoform X2 → MKGCDLVNTFLPDELIMEIFRHVEAKSDRDACSLVCRKWRRLERACRCTIRIGASGTADQLVDLVVRRFTGLRNVYIDERLPVTTVQPQRSPPSKRKRHTLPKPKHATEEIYVENELERFCLSDAGLALLAKSCKGLEKLSFIWCSSITSLGLTTVAENCKFLKSVDLQGCYVGDKGLIALGQNCKQLEDLNLRFCEGLTDTGLVGFAQSHGSSLKSLGIAACAWISDVSLQAVASHCKFLENLSLDSELMRNTGVISVAQGCRSLKALKLQCVNISDESLQAVGSYCSLLEQLALYSFQRFTDSDQSLEAIARGCIKLTNLEINGCHNIGTSGLEYIGRLCLGLVELSLLYCPRMGNSALREVGKGCSLLKALHLVDCSSINDDGISAIAQGCRSLRKLHVRRCYEVGDKGIISVGENCKLLADLSLRFCDRVGDAALVAVAQGCSLKHLNVSGCHLITDTGLTAIARGCPDLVNLDISVLQSIGDMALAELGHGCPLLKEIVLSHCRQITDVGLAHLVTGCSRLETCHMVYCPLVTGAGVATVVSSCANIKKVLVERWKVSQRTLRRAYSVLSFLCVEL